Proteins encoded by one window of Myripristis murdjan chromosome 1, fMyrMur1.1, whole genome shotgun sequence:
- the LOC115356928 gene encoding NACHT, LRR and PYD domains-containing protein 3-like gives MFIIASTTLAPCETEAAVCQRELRSKLKKKCECVFERIAKEGNPTLLNQIYTELYITEGGSGELNEEHEVRWIETAARKPARPETTITCEDIFKPLPGRDGPIRTVMTKGVAGIGKTVLTQKFTLDWAEHKANQHVHFTFPFTFRELNLLRGKKFSLVELVHHFFTETKEAGISRFEQFQVVLIFDGLDECRLPLDFNNNQILTDVTESTSVDVLLTNLIKGNLLPSARLWITTRPAAANQIPPECVGMVTEVRGFTDPQKEEYFRKKFRDEEQASRIISHIKTSRSLHIMCHIPVFCWITATVLEDVLKTSEGGDLPKTLTEMYIHFLLVQSKVQNVNYHGRAETDPLWTPETREMILSLGKLAFEQLEKGNLIFYEADLAECGIDIRAASVCSGMFTQIFKEERGLHQDKVFCFIHLSLQEFLAALYVFLTFINSGVNLLFQQSASCWSVLFNKKSKLKHLLQCAVDKALQSPNGHLDLFLRFLLGLSLPSSQTLLQCLMKRTGSGSQTNQKIVEFIKEKIRENLSPERSINLFHCLNELNDHSLVEEIQQYLRSGLLSTDKLSPDQWSALVFILLSSQEDLEVFDLKKYSASEEALLRLLPVVKASRKSVLSGCNLSERSCAALASVLSSQSSSLRELDLSDNQLQDSGVKRLSAALESPHCRLEALRLSGCLLTQEGCASLASALSSNPSHLRELDLNLEVFDLKKYSASEEALLRLLPVVKASRKSVLSGCNLSERSCAALASVLSSQSSSLRELDLSNNQLQDSGVKRLSAGLESPHCRLEALRLIGCNLSKRSCAALASVLSSQSSSLRELDLSNNQLQDSGVKLLSAGLESPHCRLEALRLSGCLLTQEGCASLASALSSNPSHLRELDLSYNHPGDSGVKLLSAGLEDPTWRLEALRVDHGGEQWLKPGLRKYSCELKLDTNTANRHLVLSEDNRKVTAVKQQQPYPDHPERFEHWKQILCRDGLTGRCYWEVEWRGDVEIAMTYRGISRRGDRFESGLGGNENSWSLICSDGRFIARHIDRTTTIPAPSSKRVAVYLDWPAGSLSFYSVSSDTLIHLHTFSSTFTQPLYLGFGVWFGSSVSLCQI, from the exons ATGTTCATCATCGCTAGCACCACCCTGGCTCCTTGTG AAACTGAGGCTGCGgtgtgccaacgtgaactcagatctaagctgaagaagaagtgtgagtgtgtgtttgagaggatTGCTAAAgaaggaaacccaacacttctgaatcagatctacacagagctgtacatcacagagggagggagtggagagctcaatgaggaacatgaggtcagatggattgaaacagcagccaggaaaccagccagaccagaaacaacaatcacatgtgaggacatctttaaacctttacctggaagagatggaccaatcagaacagtgatgacaaagggagtggctggcattgggaaaacagtcttaacacagaagttcactctggactgggctgaacacaaagccaaccagcatgtccacttcacatttccattcactttcagagagctgaatctgctgagagggaaaaagttcagcttggtggaacttgttcatcacttcttcactgagaccaaagaagcaggaatcagcaggtttgagcagttccaggttgtgttgatctttgacggtctggatgagtgtcgacttcctctggacttcaacaacaaccagatcctgactgatgttacagagtccacctcagtggacgttctgctgacaaacctcatcaaggggaacctgcttccctctgctcgcctctggataaccacacgacccgcagcagccaatcagatccctcctgagtgtgttggcatggtgacagaggtgagaggcttcactgacccacagaaggaggaatacttcaggaagaaattcagagatgaggagcaggccagcaggaTCAtttcccacatcaagacgtcacgaagcctccacatcatgtgccacatcccagtcttctgctggatcactgctacagttctggaggacgtgttgaagaccagtgagggaggagacctgcccaagaccctcactgagatgtacatccacttcctgctggttcagtccaaagtgcagaacgtcaattatcatgggagagctgagacagatccactctggactccagagaccagggagatgatcctgtctctgggaaaactggcttttgagcagctggagaaaggcaacctgatcttctatgaagcagacctggcagagtgtggcattgatatcagagcagcctcagtgtgcTCAGGaatgttcacacagatctttaaagaggagcgtgggctgcaccaggacaaggttttctgcttcatccatctgagccttcaggagtttctggctgctctttatgtctttctgacattcatcaactctggagtcaatctgctttTCCAACAATCAGCTTCCTGCTGGTCTGTACTGTTCAACAAGAAATCTAAACTAAAACACCTCCTTCAgtgtgctgtggacaaggccttacagagtccaaatggacacctggacttgttcctgcgcttcctcctgggtctttcactgccgagCAGTCAGACTCTCCTACAATGCCTGATGAAAaggacaggaagtggctcacagaccaatcagaaaaTAGTTGAGTTTATCAAGGAGAAAATCAGGGAGAAtctctctccagagagaagcatcaacctgttccactgtctgaatgagctgaatgaccattctctagtggaggagatccaacagtacctgagatcaggacttctctccacagacaaactgtcccctgatcagtggtcagctctggtcttcatcttactgtcatctcaagaagatctggaggtgtttgacctgaagaaatactctgcttcagaggaggctcttctgaggctgctgccagtggtcaaagcctccaggaaatctgt actgagtggctgtaatctgtcagagagaagctgtgcagctctggcctcagttctcagctcccagtcctctagtctgagagagctggacctgagtgacaaccagctgcaggattcaggagtgaagcgtctctctgctgcactggagagtccacattgcagactggaggctctcag gctgtcaggctgtctgctcacacaggaaggctgtgcttctctggcctcagctctgagctccaacccctcccatctgagagagctggacctga ATCttgaggtgtttgacctgaagaaatactctgcttcagaggaggctcttctgaggctgctgccagtggtcaaagcctccaggaaatctgt gctgagtggctgtaatctgtcagagagaagctgtgcagctctggcctcagttctcagctcccagtcctctagtctgagagagctggacctgagtaacaaccagctgcaagattcaggagtgaagcgtctctctgctggactggagagtccacactgcagactggaggctctcag GCTGattggctgtaatctgtcaaagagaagctgtgcagctctggcctcagttctcagctcccagtcctctagtctgagagagctggacctgagtaacaaccagctgcaggattcaggagtgaagctgctctctgctggactggagagtccacactgcagactggaggctctcag gctgtcaggctgtctgctcacacaggaaggctgtgcttctctggcctcagctctgagctccaacccctcccatctgagagagctggacctgagctacaatcatccaggagactcaggagtgaagctgctctctgctggactggaggatccaacctggagactggaggctctcag ggtggaccatggtggagagcagtggttgaaaccaggcctgaggaagt attcctgtgaactcaaactggacacaaacacagcaaacagacacctcgtcctgtctgaggacaacaggaaggtgacagcagtgaaacagcagcagccatatcctgatcacccagagaggtttgagcactggaaacagatcctgtgtagagatggtctgactggtcgctgctactgggaggtcgagtggagaGGAGATGTTGAGATTGCaatgacttacagaggaatcagcagaaGAGGAGACCGTTTTGAGTCTGGGCTTGGAGGGAatgaaaactcctggagtctgatctGCTCTGATGGAAGATTCATTGCCAGACACATTGACAGAACAACAACcatccctgccccctcctctaagagagtggcagtgtatctggactggcctgctggctctctgtc